A single genomic interval of Lentimicrobium saccharophilum harbors:
- a CDS encoding electron transfer flavoprotein subunit beta/FixA family protein, giving the protein MNILVCISNVPDTTTRIKYSADMKAVDYSGVQWIINPWDELALTRAIELKEANPALVQKITVITAGGADAEPTLRKALACGADDAIRVDAAGGDSLFTATQLAHAVKGEPFDVILCGIESSDYNGSAVGGMLAELLDYNSVSAVSSLNLEGNSVKVTREIDGGKQSIETSAPVVLIVQKGIAINPRIPSMRGIMTARTKPLKVVAAAAAAPGSKVVGYQAPPQKSACKMIDPENMDELVHLLHTEARVI; this is encoded by the coding sequence ATGAACATCCTTGTTTGTATAAGCAATGTTCCCGACACCACCACCCGCATCAAATACAGTGCGGACATGAAAGCGGTGGATTATTCGGGCGTGCAGTGGATCATCAATCCCTGGGACGAACTTGCCCTTACCCGTGCCATTGAGCTGAAAGAGGCCAATCCAGCACTGGTTCAGAAAATAACCGTAATAACAGCCGGAGGCGCTGATGCCGAGCCTACCCTGCGCAAAGCACTGGCCTGCGGTGCCGACGACGCCATCAGGGTGGATGCTGCGGGCGGCGATTCGCTGTTTACTGCAACTCAGTTAGCACATGCCGTAAAAGGGGAACCTTTTGATGTAATCCTCTGTGGCATTGAGTCGAGCGACTACAACGGATCGGCCGTGGGTGGAATGCTTGCCGAACTGCTGGATTACAATTCCGTTTCAGCAGTCAGTTCGCTCAACCTCGAAGGAAACAGCGTTAAAGTAACCCGCGAAATTGACGGCGGCAAGCAGAGCATAGAAACCTCAGCACCGGTAGTTCTGATTGTACAGAAAGGAATTGCCATCAACCCGAGAATCCCTTCGATGCGCGGAATTATGACCGCCCGCACCAAACCCCTGAAAGTGGTGGCTGCAGCTGCTGCGGCTCCGGGCAGTAAGGTTGTCGGTTACCAGGCGCCTCCGCAGAAATCGGCCTGCAAGATGATTGACCCGGAAAACATGGATGAACTCGTTCACCTGCTGCACACCGAAGCAAGGGTTATTTAA
- a CDS encoding acyl-CoA dehydrogenase family protein, translated as MNFEFSEEQLMIQQAARDYAQRELIKDVIERDTHAIYPTEHVKALSELGFMGMLVDPEYDGGGMDTVSYVLAMEEISKVDSSVSVVMSVNNSLVCYGIEKFGTEAQKEKFLKPLARGEKIGAFLLSEPEAGSDATSQRTTAEDKGDYYLLNGTKNWITNGNTAGTYLVIAQTHPEKGHKGINVLIVDRHSPGISVGPHEDKMGMRSSDTHSVMFNDVKVPKENRIGEDGFGFKFAMKTLEGGRIGIAAQALGIASGAFERAVKYSKERKAFGTEIANHQSVAFKLADMAVKIENARNLCLKAAWLKDQGKPYGYASAMAKYYAAEIAMEVTTEAVQIHGGYGYVKEYHVERLMREAKLTQIYEGTSEIQQIVISRQVLSEF; from the coding sequence ATGAATTTTGAATTTTCGGAAGAGCAGTTGATGATTCAGCAGGCTGCCCGCGATTATGCCCAGCGCGAACTGATTAAAGACGTGATTGAGCGCGACACCCACGCCATTTATCCCACCGAACATGTAAAAGCCCTGTCGGAACTGGGTTTTATGGGTATGCTGGTGGACCCGGAATACGATGGAGGCGGTATGGATACCGTTTCGTATGTGCTGGCCATGGAAGAAATTTCAAAGGTTGACTCTTCGGTAAGCGTAGTCATGTCGGTGAACAACTCCCTGGTTTGTTACGGAATTGAAAAATTCGGCACCGAAGCGCAAAAGGAAAAATTCCTGAAACCGTTGGCACGCGGCGAAAAAATCGGCGCATTCCTGCTTTCGGAACCCGAAGCCGGATCGGATGCCACTTCACAGCGCACCACCGCCGAAGACAAGGGGGATTATTACCTGCTCAACGGAACCAAAAACTGGATTACTAACGGAAATACTGCCGGAACTTACTTAGTGATTGCCCAAACCCATCCCGAAAAGGGGCACAAGGGAATCAACGTGCTGATCGTTGACCGCCACTCACCGGGCATCAGTGTTGGCCCGCATGAAGACAAAATGGGCATGCGCAGCTCCGACACCCATTCGGTGATGTTTAACGATGTAAAAGTACCTAAAGAAAACCGCATCGGTGAAGATGGATTTGGGTTCAAGTTTGCCATGAAAACCCTGGAGGGCGGCAGAATCGGCATTGCAGCCCAGGCCCTGGGCATCGCCTCAGGGGCGTTTGAAAGGGCGGTCAAATATTCCAAGGAAAGAAAAGCATTCGGAACCGAAATTGCCAACCATCAATCGGTAGCCTTTAAGCTGGCAGATATGGCGGTTAAGATCGAAAATGCCCGCAACCTGTGCCTGAAGGCTGCCTGGCTGAAGGATCAGGGAAAACCTTACGGCTATGCCAGTGCCATGGCCAAATACTATGCCGCCGAGATTGCTATGGAAGTCACCACAGAGGCAGTTCAGATTCACGGCGGATACGGATACGTGAAAGAATACCACGTGGAACGCCTGATGCGCGAAGCCAAACTCACACAAATCTATGAAGGAACCTCCGAAATACAGCAAATCGTCATTTCGCGGCAAGTCCTCAGTGAATTTTAG
- the lnt gene encoding apolipoprotein N-acyltransferase, producing MKKPPFLLFYSLISGLLFSLAWPANGFPPLLFVAFVPLLLMEGYFLSNRSNNHSFGIFFRVWPAFIIWNGLTTWWIYNSTFFGVTMAVLINSVFMSLTFWLFHFMRRRLKNPSQGYLGLIFAWISFEFLHHHWDLNWPWLSLGNGFSAWPSWMQWYEFTGMFGGSLWVLVINILIYKIIQSWLDGTSLKIAFRKLWLPVAVMALPLAVSLLMYYTYREKTAPVDVVVVQPNIDPYEEQYELPADLVIEHATKLALTKADSLTDFVVFPESMVQPNWSSGLMIWENDLDNHPTINMFRNGLLKELPLAGIVVGYSTYRSYEPGEAIPPTARKFKNRDGYYDAFNTAFLFRNYPDLQRTHKSKLTPGVELMPFPWLLKPLGDFAIDLGGTVGQLGTDPERIPFTINDTLKISPVICYESVYGEFVAGFVRNGSNMIFVITNDGWWGNTAGHRQHALFSSVRAIETRRSVARSANTGISCFVNQRGDIMQPTPYWETAVIRQEINANDKITFYVRYGDYIARGSVLGLVLLLLVAVTQRRR from the coding sequence ATGAAAAAGCCACCGTTTCTCTTATTTTATTCCCTGATTTCAGGATTGTTATTCTCCCTGGCCTGGCCGGCCAATGGATTCCCGCCCCTGCTGTTTGTGGCTTTTGTCCCCTTGCTGCTGATGGAGGGTTATTTCCTGTCGAACAGAAGCAACAACCATTCTTTCGGGATTTTCTTCCGGGTATGGCCTGCATTCATTATCTGGAACGGCCTCACCACCTGGTGGATTTACAATTCCACCTTCTTCGGGGTAACCATGGCTGTGCTGATCAACTCGGTATTCATGTCGCTTACCTTCTGGCTGTTCCATTTTATGCGCCGCCGGCTTAAAAATCCTTCGCAGGGATACCTCGGATTAATTTTTGCCTGGATTTCCTTCGAATTCCTTCACCACCACTGGGATCTTAACTGGCCGTGGCTGAGTCTCGGAAACGGTTTTTCGGCCTGGCCTTCGTGGATGCAGTGGTACGAATTTACCGGCATGTTCGGCGGAAGCCTGTGGGTACTCGTAATCAATATTCTTATTTATAAAATCATACAGTCATGGCTTGATGGAACATCTTTAAAGATTGCGTTCCGGAAGTTGTGGCTGCCTGTTGCGGTGATGGCGCTGCCGCTGGCGGTTTCGCTGCTGATGTATTACACTTACCGCGAGAAAACAGCCCCTGTTGATGTGGTGGTGGTTCAGCCCAACATCGATCCGTATGAAGAACAATATGAGCTGCCGGCCGATTTAGTTATAGAACATGCTACCAAACTGGCGCTCACCAAGGCCGACAGCCTCACCGATTTTGTTGTTTTTCCCGAATCCATGGTTCAGCCCAACTGGTCGTCGGGTTTAATGATCTGGGAGAACGATCTTGATAATCATCCCACCATCAATATGTTCCGCAACGGGCTGCTGAAAGAACTCCCTCTGGCTGGCATCGTGGTGGGATACTCTACCTACCGCTCCTATGAGCCCGGAGAAGCGATTCCACCTACAGCCAGAAAATTTAAAAACAGGGATGGATATTACGATGCATTTAACACTGCATTCCTTTTCAGAAACTATCCCGACCTGCAGCGCACCCACAAATCGAAGCTTACCCCCGGGGTGGAGCTGATGCCTTTCCCCTGGTTGCTGAAGCCGCTGGGCGATTTTGCCATTGATTTGGGCGGAACGGTCGGTCAGCTCGGAACCGACCCCGAAAGAATCCCGTTCACCATCAACGACACCTTAAAGATCTCCCCGGTAATCTGTTATGAATCGGTTTACGGGGAATTTGTGGCCGGGTTTGTGCGCAACGGCTCCAATATGATTTTTGTGATTACCAACGACGGCTGGTGGGGTAATACCGCCGGGCACCGGCAGCATGCGCTGTTTTCTTCGGTAAGGGCCATCGAAACCCGGCGCAGCGTGGCCCGCTCGGCCAACACAGGAATCTCATGTTTTGTAAACCAGCGCGGCGACATCATGCAACCCACCCCCTACTGGGAAACCGCAGTAATCAGGCAGGAAATAAATGCCAATGATAAAATTACCTTTTATGTGCGCTACGGCGATTACATTGCCCGTGGCTCGGTGCTGGGCTTGGTGCTGCTGTTGCTGGTTGCGGTAACTCAGAGGAGGAGATAA
- a CDS encoding phosphate acyltransferase: MAITKLDQMFEVLKSKSKKRLVAAYANDSHTIEAVSEAVDKGIVEGTLVGDKETMLQVCGQLNINPEKFRLVHEPNEGKAAAVAVKLINDGEGELLMKGLVSTDKYMKAILNKENGLMDPGAILSHVTVIENPNYEKLMIVGDVAIIPLPEFKQKVAILNYLVNTAKALGIEKPKVAVISASEQVLPGIPSCAEAALLSKMADRGQISGAYVDGPLALDAAIDKESAQIKKLSGPVAGDADCLLFPNIESGNVFYKANTKLAKAELGAFVAGARVPCVLSSRGDSALTKLYSIALAALIAK; this comes from the coding sequence ATGGCAATAACGAAACTGGACCAGATGTTTGAAGTCCTGAAGTCGAAAAGCAAAAAAAGGCTGGTAGCGGCCTATGCAAATGATTCACATACCATTGAGGCTGTGAGTGAGGCTGTTGACAAGGGCATTGTTGAAGGGACGCTTGTGGGAGATAAAGAAACCATGCTGCAGGTATGCGGGCAGTTAAATATAAATCCCGAAAAATTCCGCCTGGTGCACGAGCCCAACGAAGGAAAAGCTGCCGCCGTTGCCGTAAAGCTGATCAACGACGGGGAAGGTGAGCTGCTGATGAAAGGGTTGGTAAGCACCGACAAATACATGAAAGCCATTCTTAACAAAGAGAATGGACTGATGGATCCGGGCGCAATTCTCAGCCACGTTACCGTGATTGAGAACCCGAACTATGAGAAGCTAATGATTGTGGGCGACGTCGCCATTATCCCCCTGCCGGAGTTCAAGCAAAAAGTTGCCATCCTGAACTATCTGGTAAATACCGCCAAGGCGCTTGGCATTGAAAAGCCGAAAGTGGCCGTTATCAGCGCTTCGGAGCAGGTACTTCCGGGCATCCCTTCGTGTGCCGAAGCAGCGTTGCTGTCGAAGATGGCCGACCGTGGTCAGATCAGCGGTGCTTATGTGGATGGCCCGCTGGCGCTGGATGCAGCCATCGACAAGGAATCCGCGCAGATCAAGAAGCTCTCCGGGCCCGTTGCCGGGGACGCCGACTGCCTGCTTTTCCCCAATATTGAATCGGGAAATGTTTTCTATAAAGCCAATACCAAGCTTGCAAAGGCCGAACTGGGCGCATTTGTTGCCGGCGCCCGTGTCCCCTGCGTGTTGTCATCGCGCGGCGACAGCGCCCTTACAAAACTTTACAGCATTGCCCTGGCAGCGCTGATCGCGAAGTAA
- the buk gene encoding butyrate kinase, whose amino-acid sequence MEEFRILAINPGSTSTKIAVFNGTNPVFVRTITHSTEELSGFDKITDQYNFRKEIIYKQLEEAGIEMDSIRAVVGRGGLTKPIPSGVYEVNEAMKHDMANSPMDEHASNLGGFIADDIAKSLPNARAFIADPVVVDELEPHARVSGHPEFARKSIFHALNQKAIARQHAKSIMRKYEDLNLIVVHLGGGISVGAHRKGQVVDVNQALDGEGPFSPERSGTLPSADLVRLCFSGKYTQKEILTMIKGKGGLAAFLGTNSAYEVEQRAMAGDEYAKFIFEAMAFQVAKAIGAMSTVLKGEVDGILITGGIAHGKWFVNQVIERVYKIGPVHVYPGEDEMRALAVNGLMVLKGEIEVKEY is encoded by the coding sequence ATGGAAGAATTCAGGATTTTAGCCATCAATCCGGGCTCTACAAGTACGAAGATTGCCGTGTTTAATGGCACCAATCCGGTTTTTGTGCGTACAATAACCCATTCAACCGAAGAGCTTTCCGGTTTTGATAAGATCACGGATCAGTATAATTTCCGGAAGGAGATCATTTATAAGCAACTGGAAGAAGCCGGCATAGAGATGGACAGCATCAGGGCGGTGGTTGGCCGGGGCGGGCTTACCAAACCCATCCCCTCCGGGGTTTACGAGGTCAATGAAGCCATGAAGCACGATATGGCCAACAGTCCGATGGACGAGCATGCCAGTAATCTCGGCGGATTTATTGCCGATGATATTGCAAAGAGCCTGCCCAACGCCCGGGCTTTCATTGCCGACCCGGTGGTGGTGGATGAACTGGAGCCGCATGCAAGGGTATCGGGACATCCCGAATTTGCCCGCAAATCGATTTTCCATGCCCTGAACCAGAAAGCCATTGCCCGCCAGCATGCCAAATCCATTATGCGGAAATACGAAGACCTTAACCTGATTGTGGTCCACCTTGGGGGCGGCATCAGCGTGGGCGCGCACCGTAAGGGTCAGGTGGTTGACGTAAATCAGGCACTCGACGGGGAAGGCCCGTTTTCGCCCGAACGCAGCGGCACCCTGCCATCTGCCGATCTTGTAAGACTTTGCTTCAGCGGTAAATATACCCAGAAGGAAATCCTTACGATGATCAAGGGCAAAGGCGGACTGGCCGCCTTCCTGGGTACCAACAGCGCTTACGAGGTGGAGCAACGGGCAATGGCCGGCGATGAATATGCGAAGTTTATCTTCGAAGCCATGGCCTTTCAGGTGGCCAAAGCCATCGGCGCCATGAGTACGGTGCTCAAGGGTGAGGTTGACGGAATCCTGATCACCGGCGGCATCGCCCACGGCAAATGGTTTGTTAACCAGGTGATCGAACGCGTGTACAAAATCGGACCGGTTCATGTCTATCCCGGCGAAGACGAAATGCGGGCGCTCGCCGTCAACGGACTGATGGTGCTGAAAGGTGAAATTGAAGTAAAAGAGTATTAA
- a CDS encoding gamma-glutamyl-gamma-aminobutyrate hydrolase family protein (Members of this family of hydrolases with an active site Cys residue belong to MEROPS family C26.) translates to MRKTVLIFVIILAGHLSSAQQYFNTPAATGDPVLVLMNPTVNNLKTVFFLIDNGIFPLPEDYRLVGFYHTAQAYDFSQSAGFIRESGREGVFLHACSGLPGHRLYGENPCSDDFRLVFENSAGVIFFGGPDIPPAFYGEETNLLTAITDYHRHAFEASFLFHLTGGYQDDAFNPLLEQKPDFLVMGICLGMQTMNIAAGGTMIQDIPTEIYQLTTAEQVLAMEQDNRHRNYHTQFGLDDALMWGSFHRIKITRPEKLKFLTAGSAPHPGVLSSHHQAVEKAGKGLEVVATSIDGKIPEILLHSRYPNVIGFQFHPEPALLYKPDEKLKFDPDKPAAMSFIDLYPEAEGETFNRNIWKWAADRLSR, encoded by the coding sequence ATGAGAAAAACAGTTTTAATCTTTGTTATCATTCTTGCCGGTCATTTATCATCGGCTCAGCAATATTTCAACACCCCTGCTGCCACCGGCGATCCTGTGCTGGTGCTGATGAACCCGACCGTAAATAATCTGAAGACGGTGTTTTTCCTGATCGACAACGGCATTTTTCCGCTGCCGGAGGACTACCGGCTTGTGGGATTTTATCACACCGCCCAGGCGTACGATTTCAGCCAGTCCGCCGGCTTTATCCGGGAATCGGGCAGGGAAGGCGTCTTTCTGCATGCCTGTAGCGGATTGCCAGGTCACCGGCTTTACGGGGAAAACCCGTGCAGCGATGATTTCCGCCTTGTTTTTGAGAATTCAGCGGGCGTTATCTTCTTCGGTGGCCCCGATATCCCCCCGGCGTTTTACGGGGAGGAGACCAACCTGCTGACGGCGATCACCGATTATCACCGCCATGCTTTTGAAGCTTCCTTTCTGTTTCATCTGACCGGCGGCTATCAGGATGATGCGTTCAATCCCCTGCTGGAACAAAAACCCGATTTTCTGGTAATGGGCATCTGCCTGGGTATGCAAACCATGAATATAGCTGCCGGGGGTACCATGATTCAGGACATCCCGACGGAAATATACCAATTAACCACCGCTGAGCAGGTCCTGGCCATGGAACAGGACAATCGGCACCGCAATTACCATACGCAGTTCGGGCTTGACGATGCGCTGATGTGGGGAAGTTTTCACCGGATTAAAATTACCCGTCCCGAAAAACTGAAGTTTCTCACTGCAGGCTCTGCCCCGCACCCGGGCGTGCTGAGCAGTCATCACCAGGCCGTTGAAAAGGCCGGCAAAGGGCTGGAGGTGGTTGCTACTTCCATTGACGGAAAAATTCCCGAGATTCTTCTGCACAGCCGTTATCCGAACGTAATTGGTTTTCAGTTTCATCCGGAGCCGGCACTTCTGTATAAACCGGATGAAAAGCTGAAGTTTGATCCGGACAAACCGGCCGCAATGTCATTTATTGACCTTTATCCGGAGGCGGAAGGAGAAACGTTCAACCGCAATATATGGAAATGGGCCGCCGATCGCTTGTCGCGTTGA
- a CDS encoding GxxExxY protein, with product MTQKYLNELTHTVIGAAIEVHKEIGPGLLESVYEKCLAHMLKEKGLHLVTQQRVPLIFRGLHLDCDLRFDLMVEDSIIVEIKAVDGLLPIHEAQLLTYLKLLEKPKGILINFNCMNIFKEGQKTMVTELYASLPKGY from the coding sequence ATGACACAAAAGTACCTGAATGAGTTAACTCATACCGTTATTGGAGCTGCAATTGAGGTTCATAAAGAAATTGGGCCTGGATTGCTGGAGAGTGTATATGAAAAATGTCTGGCACATATGCTCAAAGAAAAAGGGCTTCATCTGGTAACGCAGCAAAGGGTCCCTCTTATTTTCAGGGGACTGCATCTTGATTGTGATCTTCGCTTTGATCTGATGGTTGAAGATTCCATCATTGTTGAAATAAAAGCTGTTGATGGATTATTGCCAATCCATGAAGCTCAGTTGCTTACCTACTTAAAGTTGCTTGAAAAGCCCAAAGGAATTCTGATTAATTTTAACTGTATGAATATCTTCAAAGAAGGACAAAAAACCATGGTTACAGAGCTATACGCATCTTTGCCCAAAGGGTACTAA
- a CDS encoding MBL fold metallo-hydrolase, producing MQLFAIPTGNFKLDGGAMFGVVPKSLWSKHYPSDENNMINMTMRCLLVVDGDRRILINNGIGDKQSEKFFSHYHLNGDDSLIKSLAAAGFAPEDITDMFLTHLHFDHAGGSVKYKADRSGFETVFPNATYWISAPQWEWAMHANRRESASFLKENIQPIEESGRLKLFDHPGELFPGIGVRFYNGHTDGQAIPFIKYKGKTIVFTSDLLPTAAHLPLPWVMSYDTRPLITLDEKEAFLEEAVDKGYVLFFEHDLYTECCTLARTEKGIKVDKAMRLKELQ from the coding sequence ATGCAACTTTTCGCTATCCCGACAGGAAATTTCAAGCTTGACGGCGGCGCCATGTTTGGCGTTGTCCCCAAATCGTTGTGGAGCAAACATTACCCTTCCGACGAAAACAACATGATCAATATGACCATGCGCTGTCTGCTGGTGGTGGACGGAGACCGCAGAATTCTGATCAACAACGGCATCGGGGACAAACAAAGCGAAAAATTCTTCAGCCATTACCATCTCAACGGCGACGATAGTCTGATAAAATCCCTGGCGGCGGCCGGGTTTGCACCCGAAGACATCACCGATATGTTTCTCACCCACCTGCACTTCGACCATGCGGGGGGAAGTGTAAAATACAAAGCGGACCGCAGCGGGTTTGAAACTGTCTTTCCAAATGCCACTTATTGGATCAGCGCTCCCCAGTGGGAATGGGCCATGCATGCCAACCGCCGCGAAAGCGCTTCATTTCTGAAAGAAAACATACAGCCCATTGAAGAAAGCGGCCGCCTTAAATTATTCGATCATCCCGGTGAACTTTTCCCGGGCATCGGGGTCCGCTTCTACAACGGCCATACCGACGGGCAGGCCATTCCGTTTATAAAATACAAGGGTAAAACCATCGTGTTTACCAGCGACCTGCTGCCCACCGCGGCCCACCTGCCCCTGCCCTGGGTGATGAGCTACGACACCCGCCCGCTTATCACCCTGGATGAAAAAGAGGCTTTTCTGGAAGAAGCTGTGGACAAAGGTTATGTCTTATTTTTCGAGCACGACCTTTATACAGAATGCTGCACCCTGGCACGAACGGAAAAGGGGATTAAGGTGGATAAGGCTATGAGGTTGAAGGAGTTGCAATAA
- a CDS encoding GxxExxY protein, which translates to MEINQITDKIIGCAIEVHKALGPGLLESAYEECLDFELRNAGFFTQRQVAVPVVYKDIKLECGYRIDILVDNKKVVIELKTVDFFSPVHEAQILTYLKFSRKEIGLLINFNVKLLKDGIRRYRM; encoded by the coding sequence ATGGAAATTAATCAAATAACAGACAAAATCATCGGGTGTGCCATAGAAGTGCACAAAGCCCTTGGACCAGGTTTGTTAGAATCGGCTTATGAGGAATGTCTTGATTTTGAACTAAGAAATGCCGGATTCTTCACACAAAGGCAAGTTGCAGTTCCTGTTGTATATAAAGATATAAAACTTGAATGTGGTTACAGGATTGATATTCTCGTTGATAATAAAAAAGTTGTGATCGAACTAAAAACCGTCGATTTTTTTTCTCCGGTTCATGAAGCCCAAATATTAACCTATCTGAAGTTTTCAAGGAAGGAGATCGGGTTGTTAATAAACTTTAATGTTAAGCTTCTTAAAGATGGTATACGAAGATATCGTATGTGA
- a CDS encoding carboxyl transferase domain-containing protein — MYRIESKIDTKSAEFLSNSEAFQQLLGQYRQRMAEAIHGAPEQAVKKHKERGKLLARERIDLLVDPNTPFLELSTLAAFGIHNNEFPSAGIITGIGVIHGRETMIVANDATVKGGTYVQETIKKHVRAQEIAMENHLPCVYMVDSGGVFLPEQAKVFPDKYDFGRFFFNQARMSAEGIPQIAIVMGSCTAGGAYVPAMSDETIIVRNQGTIFIGGPPLVKAATGEEVTAEELGGADVHTSISGVADHMAENDQHAIRICRDIFRTLKPAARQPLDLQPIEEPYYNPEELYGIAPLDLRKPVDSKEIIARMVDGSRFHEFKARYAPTLTTGFAHIMGFPVGILANNGVLFGETALKGAHFIELCTSRKLPVLFLQNITGFIVGRDYERRGIARDGAKLVHAVANARVPKFTVVFGGSFGAGNYAMAGRAYEPRLLFMWPNAKISVMGGEQAAGVLTTVKEEQLKTRGKTLPEAEKEALRQSILKKYGEEGSAYYSTARLWDDGIIDPVDTRKIIAMGISASMNKLWEETKYGVFRM; from the coding sequence TTGTACCGCATCGAATCGAAAATTGACACAAAATCGGCGGAATTCCTTTCGAATTCTGAAGCCTTTCAGCAGTTGCTGGGGCAATACAGGCAGCGCATGGCCGAGGCCATTCACGGAGCGCCCGAACAGGCCGTGAAGAAACACAAGGAACGCGGCAAACTGCTTGCCCGCGAGCGCATTGACCTGCTTGTCGACCCCAACACGCCCTTCCTCGAATTGTCAACCCTGGCGGCTTTCGGCATTCACAACAATGAGTTCCCGTCGGCCGGAATCATTACCGGTATCGGTGTAATCCACGGCCGTGAAACCATGATCGTGGCCAACGATGCCACCGTAAAAGGAGGGACCTATGTGCAGGAAACCATCAAAAAACACGTGCGTGCCCAGGAAATTGCCATGGAAAACCACCTGCCCTGCGTGTATATGGTGGATTCTGGCGGGGTTTTCCTTCCCGAACAGGCAAAGGTTTTTCCGGATAAATACGATTTCGGGCGCTTTTTCTTCAACCAGGCAAGAATGTCGGCCGAAGGGATCCCCCAGATTGCGATCGTGATGGGCAGTTGCACCGCCGGTGGCGCCTACGTGCCTGCCATGAGCGATGAAACCATCATTGTGCGTAACCAGGGAACCATTTTTATCGGCGGCCCTCCCCTGGTAAAGGCCGCAACCGGCGAAGAAGTCACCGCCGAGGAGCTGGGGGGCGCCGACGTGCATACCTCCATTTCGGGAGTGGCCGATCATATGGCTGAGAACGACCAGCATGCCATCCGCATCTGCCGCGATATCTTCAGGACCCTTAAACCTGCCGCCCGTCAGCCGCTGGATCTCCAGCCCATTGAAGAACCTTACTACAATCCGGAAGAGCTGTATGGCATTGCTCCCCTTGACCTGCGCAAGCCGGTTGACTCGAAAGAAATCATCGCCCGCATGGTTGACGGCAGCCGTTTTCATGAATTCAAAGCCCGCTATGCCCCTACCCTTACCACGGGGTTTGCGCACATCATGGGATTTCCGGTGGGCATACTGGCCAACAACGGCGTACTTTTCGGCGAAACAGCGCTTAAAGGCGCCCACTTTATCGAACTCTGCACCTCCCGGAAGCTTCCCGTACTTTTCCTGCAAAACATCACCGGCTTTATTGTGGGGCGGGATTATGAACGCCGGGGAATCGCCCGCGACGGAGCCAAACTGGTTCATGCCGTCGCCAATGCCCGTGTTCCCAAGTTCACGGTGGTATTCGGCGGTTCGTTCGGGGCCGGAAATTACGCCATGGCCGGCCGTGCCTATGAACCCCGGCTGCTGTTTATGTGGCCAAACGCCAAAATATCGGTCATGGGCGGCGAACAGGCTGCCGGTGTCCTTACCACCGTAAAGGAAGAGCAACTCAAAACCAGGGGCAAAACCCTGCCCGAAGCCGAAAAGGAAGCCCTGCGGCAATCCATCCTGAAAAAGTACGGGGAAGAAGGCTCCGCTTACTACAGCACCGCCCGGCTGTGGGACGACGGGATTATTGACCCGGTGGATACCCGGAAAATTATCGCCATGGGCATTTCTGCTTCGATGAATAAGCTGTGGGAGGAGACGAAGTACGGGGTGTTCCGGATGTAA
- a CDS encoding four helix bundle protein: METGFNPIKSFMDLEVYRLAHKLAMDVFWISAGFPVEERYSLTDQIRRSSRSVAANIAEGWGKRKYPLSFKKQLVDANGSLEETKSWIMFARDCKYISIEQFDSLFPDYETLGGKLWRLEERWK; the protein is encoded by the coding sequence ATGGAAACAGGATTTAATCCCATAAAATCATTTATGGATCTTGAAGTATATCGGTTAGCCCATAAGCTTGCAATGGATGTTTTTTGGATAAGCGCCGGATTCCCGGTTGAAGAAAGATACTCATTGACAGATCAAATCAGGCGATCATCGAGATCCGTTGCTGCCAATATTGCTGAAGGCTGGGGGAAGAGGAAATATCCGCTTTCTTTTAAAAAACAATTAGTAGATGCCAATGGCTCTCTTGAAGAAACCAAATCCTGGATAATGTTTGCCCGTGACTGCAAGTACATTTCAATTGAACAATTCGATTCCCTTTTTCCAGATTATGAAACTTTAGGAGGCAAACTCTGGCGACTTGAAGAAAGATGGAAATAA